One Betta splendens chromosome 8, fBetSpl5.4, whole genome shotgun sequence DNA segment encodes these proteins:
- the cbx1a gene encoding chromobox protein homolog 1a, with protein MGAVVKTTLPLQVLCEMEEDGSDLDSSGLMNSCLSEKQAYPPKPLLLPGVTAEVREAVPPDVKLAAVAGKKGKKPEEEEEQQQPAAAASPAAATATPATAPAAAAEEEEEEYVVEKVLDRRLVKGKVEYLLKWKGFSDEDNTWEPEENLDCPDLIADYIQKHKDKEEKKKEGKRKTASEPSGESEERGSKRKKEEGEKARGFGRGLQPERIIGATDSSGELMFLMKWKNSDEADLVPAKEANVKCPQVVISFYEERLTWHSYPTEEEEKKEEEKKDE; from the exons ATGGGGGCCGTCGTGAAGACGACTCTGCCGCTCCAGGTGCTGTGTGAAATGGAGGAAGATGGTTCTGACCTCGACTCCTCTGGCCTGATGAATAG CTGCCTCTCTGAGAAACAGGCATATCCTCCGAAGCCCCTGCTCCTCCCAGGGGTCACcgcagaggtcaggg AAGCGGTCCCACCAGACGTCAAGCTGGCAGCCGTAGCAGGAAAGAAGGGCAAgaagccggaggaggaggaggagcagcagcaaccGGCGGCTGCAGCGTCACCGGCGGCTGCGACGGCAACACCGGCTACggcaccggcagcagcagcagaagaggaggaggaggagtatgTGGTGGAGAAGGTTCTAGACCGACGACTGGTGAAGGGAAAAGTGGAGTATCTGCTGAAATGGAAGGGGTTTTCAGA TGAGGATAACACTTGGGAGCCGGAGGAGAACCTGGACTGTCCTGACCTTATTGCAGACTACATACAGAAGCACAAAgacaaggaggagaaaaagaaggagggCAAGAGGAAAACTGCCAGTGAGCCCTCAGGAGAGTCGGAAGAACGTGGGAGCAAACGGAAGAAAGAGGAA GGTGAGAAGGCCAGAGGTTTCGGCAGAGGTTTGCAACCAGAGAGAATTATTGGAGCAACAGACTCAAGTGGAGAGCTAATGTTCCTCATGAAATG GAAGAACTCTGATGAAGCTGATCTCGTCCCGGCCAAGGAGGCCAACGTCAAGTGCCCACAGGTGGTTATCTCTTTCTATGAGGAGCGTCTGACCTGGCACTCCTAccccacggaggaggaggagaagaaggaggaggagaaaaaagacgagtag
- the nfe2l1a gene encoding endoplasmic reticulum membrane sensor NFE2L1a isoform X2, whose product MLHLKKYFTEGLIQIAILLSLCGVIVDVGLGPYLPLSWEDMILGPTSALTQTQFHNLRNIEDGHRLHPKSVDLDTFFTARRLLGWVHSADRLQVPRAELETWLVQREPDPLPLGHPDQLSPLGRGLTGEERDHDGSAVEPRTGAGAGQEEELSDAGATRAELEPQTGRDPELWPTLPSDDPSDLEIHWQDVFSIMQPEDKDFDMWTSPDHTPCSRARWTPVDVGSEALLHHCTDLETEAPLQHGALNGLLGSGRQSEPEHVLLPLTPSAQLDDQSAAFHDSSVFTCHSPPHHMDLLAEETGHADDSDAFNMNLLVPDLADNMEDCPSHLDANAHSWDSTPSSSANSQEGNVTQDCLGSPSRTTADDKEADIEGEDDLQSPLSGLLDDIAMLDDVRLLDLALDDAFSPENCLDCDMVQTEPKTDKHCVSGDAGREDQSQAGVQREGEDEAETDSGLSLDFSHSPASPCDSEASSYSSSSSSLSPVESLSSKDSDDDAEEAFADSDMEVAVSIKQEEEEEEEEALGAVGGWKTDTVKKVKYEDHTFFEGFRIDHDHTYNQPWSQASPPPLGKMQSQHIRPNPSSYRRLTKASAWGRDERRAQTLKIPFSSELIVNLPVEEFNDLLTNRQLSEEQVALIKDIRRRGKNKIAAQNCRKRKLDVLLGLEDEVSALTRRRSWLLREKREALKKLQEVKRQLGALYQEVSSRLRDEHLLHFGPGGGGVSVATNRRQAPLYRRRKTGKKQEKE is encoded by the exons ATGTTGCACCTGAAGAAGTATTTCACCGAGGGGCTCATCCAGATTGCCATCCTGCTCAGTCTCTGTGGGGTGATAGTCGACGTGGGGCTCGGGCCctacctccctctctcctgggAGGACATGATCCTGGGTCCGACTTCAGCACTGACCCAGACCCAGTTCCACAACCTCCGCAATATAGAGGACGGCCATCGCCTGCACCCCAAGAGTGTGGACCTGGACACGTTCTTCACGGCTCGGAGGCTGCTGGGCTGGGTCCACTCTGCAGACAGACTACAG GTTCCTCGTGCGGAGCTGGAGACATGGCTGGTCCAGAGggaaccagaccccctcccccTGGGACATCCAGATCAGCTGTCTCCACTGGGGAGAGGTCTTACTGGTGAGGAGAGAGACCACGATGGTTCTGCTGTGGAGCCCAGAACCGGAGCCGGAgctggacaggaggaggag CTAAGCGATGCTGGCGCTACAAGGGCAGAACTGGAACCTCAGACGGGCAGGGACCCTGAGCTGTGGCCCACACTCCCCAGTGACGACCCCTCGGACCTGGAGATCCACTGGCAGGACGTCTTCTCCATCATGCAGCCTGAG GATAAAGACTTTGACATGTGGACGTCGCCCGACCACACTCCATGTTCACGTGCACGCTGGACCCCTGTAGATGTTGGGTCTGAAGCTCTGCTCCACCACTGCACCGACCTCGAGACGGAGGCTCCCCTGCAGCACGGTGCTTTAAATG GGTTGTTGGGTTCTGGAAGGCAATCAGAACCCGAGCACGTTCTGCTCCCGCTGACCCCCAGTGCACAGCTGGATGACCAGAGCGCAGCCTTCCACGACTCCAGCGTCTTCACCTGTCACAGTCCTCCGCATCACATGGACCTATTGGCAGAAGAAACGGGACACGCGGACGACTCGGACGCCTTCAACATGAACCTGCTGGTTCCCGACCTGGCCGACAACATGGAAGACTGCCCTTCACACTTAGATGCCAACGCTCATTCATGGGACTCAACACCTTCTAGTTCTGCCAACTCTCAGGAGGGGAACGTGACCCAGGACTGCTTGGGTTCTCCTTCCAGAACCACTGCAGATGACAAGGAAGCGGACATTGAGGGTGAGGACGATCTGCAGAGTCCACTGAGTGGCCTGTTGGACGATATCGCCATGTTGGACGATGTTCGATTGTTGGACTTAGCTCTGGATGACGCCTTTAGTCCTGAGAACTGCTTGGACTGTGATATGGTCCAAACAGAACCAAAAACTGATAAACATTGCGTTTCTGGAGACGCAGGCAGAGAAGATCAAAGTCAAGCAGGAGTTCAGCGAG AGGGCGAAGACGAGGCAGAAACCGACTCTGGTCTCTCTTTGGATTTCAGCCACAGCCCAGCTTCTCCGTGCGACTCTGAGGCCTCCTCTTattcctcgtcctcatcctccctgtCACCTGTGGAAAGTCTCTCATCCAAAGACAGTGACGACGATGCTGAGGAAGCGTTCGCTGATTCCGACATGGAAGTGGCAGTGAGCATtaaacaggaggaagaggaggaggaggaggaggcactggGGGCGGTGGGAGGATGGAAAACTGACACTGTGAAGAAAGTGAAGTACGAGGATCACACGTTCTTCGAGGGCTTTCGTATTGACCACGATCACACGTACAACCAGCCTTGGTCGCAGGCCTCCCCTCCTCCGCTGGGCAAAATGCAGAGTCAGCACATCAGACCCAACCCCTCCTCCTACAGACGGCTCACCAAGGCGAGCGCGTGGGGCCGCGATGAACGGCGCGCGCAGACGCTGAAGATCCCTTTCTCCAGCGAGCTGATCGTGAACCTGCCGGTGGAGGAGTTCAACGACCTGCTGACGAATCGGCAGCTCAGCGAGGAGCAGGTTGCCCTCATCAAAGACATACGACGCCGCGGCAAGAACAAGATCGCCGCCCAGAActgcaggaagaggaagctggacGTCCTGCTGGGACTGGAGGACGAAGTGTCCGCCCTGACCCGCCGCCGTTCGTGGCTCCTGCGCGAGAAACGAGAGGCGCTGAAGAAACTGCAGGAGGTGAAGCGTCAACTGGGCGCCTTGTACCAGGAAGTGTCTTCCAGGTTAAGAGATGAGCACCTGCTTCACTTcgggcccggcggcggcggcgtcagcGTGGCCACAAACCGACGGCAGGCGCCGCTGTACAGGAGAAGGAAAACTGGCaagaagcaggagaaggagTGA
- the nfe2l1a gene encoding endoplasmic reticulum membrane sensor NFE2L1a isoform X1, with protein sequence MLHLKKYFTEGLIQIAILLSLCGVIVDVGLGPYLPLSWEDMILGPTSALTQTQFHNLRNIEDGHRLHPKSVDLDTFFTARRLLGWVHSADRLQVPRAELETWLVQREPDPLPLGHPDQLSPLGRGLTGEERDHDGSAVEPRTGAGAGQEEEQLSDAGATRAELEPQTGRDPELWPTLPSDDPSDLEIHWQDVFSIMQPEDKDFDMWTSPDHTPCSRARWTPVDVGSEALLHHCTDLETEAPLQHGALNGLLGSGRQSEPEHVLLPLTPSAQLDDQSAAFHDSSVFTCHSPPHHMDLLAEETGHADDSDAFNMNLLVPDLADNMEDCPSHLDANAHSWDSTPSSSANSQEGNVTQDCLGSPSRTTADDKEADIEGEDDLQSPLSGLLDDIAMLDDVRLLDLALDDAFSPENCLDCDMVQTEPKTDKHCVSGDAGREDQSQAGVQREGEDEAETDSGLSLDFSHSPASPCDSEASSYSSSSSSLSPVESLSSKDSDDDAEEAFADSDMEVAVSIKQEEEEEEEEALGAVGGWKTDTVKKVKYEDHTFFEGFRIDHDHTYNQPWSQASPPPLGKMQSQHIRPNPSSYRRLTKASAWGRDERRAQTLKIPFSSELIVNLPVEEFNDLLTNRQLSEEQVALIKDIRRRGKNKIAAQNCRKRKLDVLLGLEDEVSALTRRRSWLLREKREALKKLQEVKRQLGALYQEVSSRLRDEHLLHFGPGGGGVSVATNRRQAPLYRRRKTGKKQEKE encoded by the exons ATGTTGCACCTGAAGAAGTATTTCACCGAGGGGCTCATCCAGATTGCCATCCTGCTCAGTCTCTGTGGGGTGATAGTCGACGTGGGGCTCGGGCCctacctccctctctcctgggAGGACATGATCCTGGGTCCGACTTCAGCACTGACCCAGACCCAGTTCCACAACCTCCGCAATATAGAGGACGGCCATCGCCTGCACCCCAAGAGTGTGGACCTGGACACGTTCTTCACGGCTCGGAGGCTGCTGGGCTGGGTCCACTCTGCAGACAGACTACAG GTTCCTCGTGCGGAGCTGGAGACATGGCTGGTCCAGAGggaaccagaccccctcccccTGGGACATCCAGATCAGCTGTCTCCACTGGGGAGAGGTCTTACTGGTGAGGAGAGAGACCACGATGGTTCTGCTGTGGAGCCCAGAACCGGAGCCGGAgctggacaggaggaggag CAGCTAAGCGATGCTGGCGCTACAAGGGCAGAACTGGAACCTCAGACGGGCAGGGACCCTGAGCTGTGGCCCACACTCCCCAGTGACGACCCCTCGGACCTGGAGATCCACTGGCAGGACGTCTTCTCCATCATGCAGCCTGAG GATAAAGACTTTGACATGTGGACGTCGCCCGACCACACTCCATGTTCACGTGCACGCTGGACCCCTGTAGATGTTGGGTCTGAAGCTCTGCTCCACCACTGCACCGACCTCGAGACGGAGGCTCCCCTGCAGCACGGTGCTTTAAATG GGTTGTTGGGTTCTGGAAGGCAATCAGAACCCGAGCACGTTCTGCTCCCGCTGACCCCCAGTGCACAGCTGGATGACCAGAGCGCAGCCTTCCACGACTCCAGCGTCTTCACCTGTCACAGTCCTCCGCATCACATGGACCTATTGGCAGAAGAAACGGGACACGCGGACGACTCGGACGCCTTCAACATGAACCTGCTGGTTCCCGACCTGGCCGACAACATGGAAGACTGCCCTTCACACTTAGATGCCAACGCTCATTCATGGGACTCAACACCTTCTAGTTCTGCCAACTCTCAGGAGGGGAACGTGACCCAGGACTGCTTGGGTTCTCCTTCCAGAACCACTGCAGATGACAAGGAAGCGGACATTGAGGGTGAGGACGATCTGCAGAGTCCACTGAGTGGCCTGTTGGACGATATCGCCATGTTGGACGATGTTCGATTGTTGGACTTAGCTCTGGATGACGCCTTTAGTCCTGAGAACTGCTTGGACTGTGATATGGTCCAAACAGAACCAAAAACTGATAAACATTGCGTTTCTGGAGACGCAGGCAGAGAAGATCAAAGTCAAGCAGGAGTTCAGCGAG AGGGCGAAGACGAGGCAGAAACCGACTCTGGTCTCTCTTTGGATTTCAGCCACAGCCCAGCTTCTCCGTGCGACTCTGAGGCCTCCTCTTattcctcgtcctcatcctccctgtCACCTGTGGAAAGTCTCTCATCCAAAGACAGTGACGACGATGCTGAGGAAGCGTTCGCTGATTCCGACATGGAAGTGGCAGTGAGCATtaaacaggaggaagaggaggaggaggaggaggcactggGGGCGGTGGGAGGATGGAAAACTGACACTGTGAAGAAAGTGAAGTACGAGGATCACACGTTCTTCGAGGGCTTTCGTATTGACCACGATCACACGTACAACCAGCCTTGGTCGCAGGCCTCCCCTCCTCCGCTGGGCAAAATGCAGAGTCAGCACATCAGACCCAACCCCTCCTCCTACAGACGGCTCACCAAGGCGAGCGCGTGGGGCCGCGATGAACGGCGCGCGCAGACGCTGAAGATCCCTTTCTCCAGCGAGCTGATCGTGAACCTGCCGGTGGAGGAGTTCAACGACCTGCTGACGAATCGGCAGCTCAGCGAGGAGCAGGTTGCCCTCATCAAAGACATACGACGCCGCGGCAAGAACAAGATCGCCGCCCAGAActgcaggaagaggaagctggacGTCCTGCTGGGACTGGAGGACGAAGTGTCCGCCCTGACCCGCCGCCGTTCGTGGCTCCTGCGCGAGAAACGAGAGGCGCTGAAGAAACTGCAGGAGGTGAAGCGTCAACTGGGCGCCTTGTACCAGGAAGTGTCTTCCAGGTTAAGAGATGAGCACCTGCTTCACTTcgggcccggcggcggcggcgtcagcGTGGCCACAAACCGACGGCAGGCGCCGCTGTACAGGAGAAGGAAAACTGGCaagaagcaggagaaggagTGA